The Thermoclostridium stercorarium subsp. stercorarium DSM 8532 genome contains a region encoding:
- a CDS encoding ABC transporter substrate-binding protein, translating to MKGGVYGLPEQQIFPVLFYRKDILDELRLEPPKTWDDVYYIIAVLKKKNLDFYLPVSSNNVIDISAYAMLLYQNNGEFYTDGGKRSAFDSEIAIDVFRRWTQFYTNYKLPLQADFINRFRTGEIPVGIAPYTTYNTLVVSAPEIKGLWDFTVVPGTIQNDGTLRHDVASTTTAVIILKNAKDKEAAWKFIKWWTDKETQVRFGREMEALMGEAARYPTANIEALEELPWPLNDYRNLAEQWKWVRGYPQVPGGYFTGRHLENAFRKVVNNGENYREALLDHVIYINDEIRVKRQEFNLPY from the coding sequence ATGAAGGGGGGGGTATATGGTCTGCCCGAGCAGCAGATCTTTCCGGTATTGTTTTACAGAAAGGATATTCTGGATGAACTCAGGCTTGAACCTCCCAAAACATGGGATGACGTTTATTACATAATTGCCGTGCTGAAAAAGAAAAATCTGGATTTTTATCTGCCTGTGTCTTCCAATAACGTAATCGATATATCTGCCTATGCCATGCTGTTGTATCAGAATAACGGCGAATTTTATACAGACGGCGGAAAGAGGAGTGCCTTTGATTCCGAAATTGCCATTGATGTATTCAGACGATGGACCCAGTTTTATACAAACTATAAGTTACCGTTGCAGGCTGACTTTATCAACCGGTTCAGAACGGGTGAAATTCCAGTAGGAATAGCACCGTACACTACATACAATACGTTGGTGGTATCCGCGCCGGAAATTAAAGGACTGTGGGATTTCACAGTCGTTCCGGGAACAATACAGAATGACGGAACCCTAAGACACGATGTAGCCAGTACCACGACTGCCGTAATAATATTGAAAAATGCAAAGGACAAAGAAGCGGCATGGAAATTTATAAAGTGGTGGACTGATAAGGAAACGCAGGTCCGTTTCGGCAGGGAGATGGAGGCTTTGATGGGTGAAGCGGCACGTTATCCTACGGCGAATATTGAGGCGCTGGAGGAACTGCCGTGGCCTTTAAATGATTACCGGAATCTGGCGGAACAGTGGAAATGGGTAAGAGGCTATCCCCAGGTTCCCGGCGGTTATTTCACCGGAAGGCATCTTGAAAATGCTTTCAGAAAGGTGGTAAACAATGGTGAAAATTACAGGGAAGCCCTTCTTGACCATGTCATTTATATTAATGATGAAATCAGGGTTAAACGGCAGGAATTTAATTTACCCTATTAA
- a CDS encoding helix-turn-helix transcriptional regulator, whose amino-acid sequence MSFGKYLAKIRLEKAKRMILTTNKPLTEIAIDCGFCNVKMLYRVFKNAEGCSPL is encoded by the coding sequence TTGTCATTTGGCAAATATTTAGCAAAAATACGCCTTGAAAAAGCAAAAAGGATGATATTAACAACGAACAAACCGCTGACGGAGATTGCCATAGATTGCGGATTCTGCAACGTTAAAATGCTGTACAGGGTGTTCAAAAATGCCGAAGGGTGTTCTCCCCTCTGA
- a CDS encoding sugar ABC transporter permease, with product MRDLQKRIDRTRTYLPQKVKKYFQWPDVKKEIYKNRYYYVLMAPYMIIFFTFVVLPVIASIGISFTYFNMLELPRFIGWQNYSRLFLNDDIFLIALRNTFYFAIITGPVSYFACFIFAWIINELPPKLRAFMTLVFYAPSISGNVYYIWQIIFSGDRYGFINGLLIRLGIILEPVQWLKDERYIMTVLIVVQLWMSLGTSFLAFIAGLQSLDRSLIEAGAVDGIKNRLQELWYIVLPSMRPQLLFGAVMQITNSLAVADISVALAGFPSVNYAGHTVVTHLMDYGTIRFEMGYASAIATVLFVIMLGTNLLTQKMIRKIGG from the coding sequence GTGAGAGATTTGCAGAAAAGAATCGACAGAACGCGGACTTATCTCCCCCAAAAAGTTAAAAAATACTTTCAGTGGCCGGATGTAAAGAAAGAAATATACAAAAACAGGTATTATTATGTATTGATGGCTCCGTATATGATTATCTTTTTCACATTTGTTGTGCTGCCCGTAATAGCTTCGATAGGGATTAGCTTCACTTACTTCAACATGCTGGAGCTTCCCCGTTTTATCGGATGGCAGAATTATTCCCGTTTGTTCCTGAACGATGATATTTTTCTGATAGCACTGAGGAATACTTTTTATTTTGCTATTATTACAGGACCTGTGAGTTATTTTGCATGTTTCATATTTGCATGGATAATTAATGAGCTGCCTCCGAAACTCCGCGCGTTTATGACCCTTGTATTTTATGCCCCTTCTATATCGGGTAATGTGTACTACATATGGCAGATTATATTTTCAGGGGACAGGTATGGTTTTATAAACGGCTTGCTGATCAGGTTGGGTATAATTCTTGAACCTGTACAGTGGCTCAAAGACGAAAGATATATTATGACAGTGCTGATTGTCGTTCAGCTTTGGATGAGCCTCGGAACCAGTTTCCTCGCCTTTATAGCCGGTTTGCAGTCGCTTGACAGATCATTGATTGAAGCCGGAGCGGTGGACGGCATAAAAAACAGATTGCAGGAACTGTGGTATATTGTATTGCCGTCAATGAGACCGCAGCTTTTGTTCGGTGCCGTAATGCAAATCACCAATTCCCTGGCTGTTGCAGATATTTCGGTGGCATTGGCGGGATTTCCGAGTGTTAATTACGCCGGTCATACTGTTGTAACACACCTTATGGACTATGGAACAATAAGGTTCGAAATGGGATATGCATCAGCTATAGCAACTGTTTTGTTTGTTATTATGCTCGGCACCAATCTTTTAACACAAAAAATGATTAGAAAGATAGGTGGATGA
- the hydF gene encoding [FeFe] hydrogenase H-cluster maturation GTPase HydF, whose product MGLNDTPSANRVHIGFFGKRNSGKSSLVNAVTGQEIAVVSEVKGTTTDPVYKAMELLPVGPVMIIDTPGIDDEGTLGELRVKKTRQVLNKTDVAVLVIDSVSGKSPEDEELIKLFDEKNIKYIIAYNKADLLEKIPDETDDAIHVSAKTGYNVYRLKEKIAALAAPDGPEKRIVGDLIEPSDFVVLVVPIDKAAPKGRLILPQQQTIRDILDSGATAVVAKETEFRYTLKNLGKKPKLVITDSQAFKKVAAETPEDIFLTSFSILFARYKGYLDTAVKAVKALDTLQDGDTVLISEGCTHHRQCDDIGTVKLPRWIREYTKKDINFEFTSGTGFPDDLSRYKLVVHCGGCMLNEREIQFRRKRAVEQNVPITNYGILISYVHGILQRSIAIFPHLLAEIKR is encoded by the coding sequence ATGGGATTGAATGATACACCGTCTGCAAACCGCGTCCATATAGGCTTTTTCGGGAAGAGAAACTCAGGTAAGTCCAGTCTTGTTAATGCAGTTACCGGTCAGGAGATTGCCGTTGTTTCCGAGGTAAAGGGCACGACAACCGACCCGGTGTATAAGGCGATGGAACTACTTCCCGTCGGGCCGGTTATGATCATAGATACGCCGGGTATTGATGATGAAGGTACACTGGGAGAGCTTCGCGTGAAGAAAACCCGGCAGGTGCTGAACAAAACGGACGTCGCCGTTCTGGTAATAGATTCGGTCAGCGGAAAATCGCCGGAGGATGAAGAACTGATTAAGCTTTTTGATGAGAAAAACATCAAATATATTATCGCATACAATAAGGCCGATTTGCTGGAAAAAATACCGGATGAAACCGACGATGCGATTCATGTCAGTGCAAAAACGGGATATAATGTTTACAGACTGAAGGAGAAAATAGCCGCTTTGGCCGCGCCGGACGGGCCCGAAAAAAGAATAGTCGGCGATCTTATTGAACCGTCGGATTTTGTTGTGCTGGTTGTGCCGATTGACAAGGCAGCGCCGAAGGGACGGCTGATACTTCCGCAGCAGCAGACCATCCGCGATATTCTGGATTCGGGAGCCACTGCTGTTGTGGCGAAGGAAACCGAGTTTCGCTATACCCTTAAGAACCTTGGCAAAAAGCCGAAGCTTGTCATTACCGACAGTCAGGCGTTTAAGAAAGTGGCGGCTGAGACACCGGAGGATATCTTTCTTACTTCGTTCTCCATCCTTTTTGCCAGGTACAAAGGCTATCTCGATACTGCGGTAAAGGCTGTGAAGGCATTGGATACCCTACAGGACGGCGATACTGTTCTTATTTCCGAAGGCTGCACCCACCACAGGCAGTGTGATGATATAGGAACCGTCAAACTGCCGCGATGGATTAGGGAATATACCAAGAAGGATATAAATTTTGAATTTACGTCGGGTACCGGATTTCCTGACGATCTGTCAAGGTATAAGCTGGTTGTCCACTGTGGCGGCTGCATGCTTAACGAAAGAGAAATACAATTCCGACGGAAGCGTGCCGTGGAACAAAATGTTCCGATAACCAATTACGGTATCCTTATATCATATGTGCATGGGATTCTGCAAAGAAGCATTGCCATTTTCCCTCATCTGTTGGCTGAAATTAAAAGATAA